One region of Populus trichocarpa isolate Nisqually-1 chromosome 4, P.trichocarpa_v4.1, whole genome shotgun sequence genomic DNA includes:
- the LOC18098216 gene encoding alpha carbonic anhydrase 7, translating to MGKLAIQLLFLITFFLVLVSHILPITSQELEDETEFDYNPYSERGPAHWGRIHPEWVACSNGSMQSPIDLLNERVDIVSYLGRLNRSYKPGNATLRNRGHDIMLKWESGAGTIEINGTEYVLKQCHWHSPSEHTIDGKRFALEAHMVHESLDGKVAVVGILYKIGRPDSFLSSLTEQLESVAGTNERDTVVGVVDPRNIEIGSRKYYRYLGSLTTPPCTENVLWTIVKKVRTATREQVRLLRVAVHDDSDTNARPLQPLNGRSVKLFVPEDKHD from the exons ATGGGAAAGCTAGCAATCCAGCTCCTCTTTTTGATCACTTTCTTCCTCGTTCTTGTTTCGCATATCCTCCCGATAACATCTCAAGAACTTG AGGATGAAACGGAGTTTGATTACAATCCATATAGTGAGAGGGGACCGGCTCACTGGGGAAGGATTCACCCTGAATGGGTTGCATGTAGCAATGGATCTATGCAGTCTCCTATTGATCTGTTGAACGAAAGAGTTGATATAGTCTCCTATTTGGGGAGACTCAATAGAAGTTACAAGCCTGGCAATGCCACTCTTAGGAATAGGGGACATGATATTATG CTGAAATGGGAAAGTGGTGCAGGAACTATTGAAATAAATGGAACTGAATATGTACTCAAACAGTGTCACTGGCATTCACCTTCTGAACATACAATCGATGGCAAGAG GTTTGCTTTAGAGGCGCACATGGTTCATGAGAGCCTCGATGGAAAGGTTGCTGTTGTTGGGATTCTGTACAAGATAGGAAGACCAGACTCTTTCCTGTCATCT TTGACAGAACAATTAGAATCCGTTGCCGGCACAAATGAACGAGATACCGTGGTTGGCGTAGTCGATCCAAGGAACATTGAGATAGGCAGCAGAAAGTACTATAGATACTTGGGCTCCCTCACGACTCCTCCTTGCACTGAAAATGTTCTGTGGACCATTGTGAAAAAG GTGAGGACTGCCACAAGAGAACAAGTCAGGTTGCTTCGTGTAGCTGTTCATGAT GACTCGGACACAAATGCAAGACCTCTACAACCACTAAATGGTCGATCGGTGAAACTTTTTGTACCAGAAGACAAACATGACTGA